GATGGGAGTAGGGTAAGAGGGACATGAGAATGTCAGAGGGGGAAGAGCGGGGATATGGGGTTGGTGGAGCTGGAGGGGACAAGGtccagggcttggggacatgtggagctggagctgggaggcTGGGGACGGAGAACATGGGGACAGCAATAGGGAAGAGGGACACAGGTCACAGAGCAACTAAGAGTGGGACGTGGAAGTGATGGGGCTGGGAGAATGGGCACAACAGGGACAAGGGTGgtggactgggaatggggacattCCTGGACATACAGGAGCAGGAGTTTGGGGACTGGTGTGATGCCAGTGCAGGTACCCACACGCCTCAGAACTGCCGACTCTGATCCGGGTGAGCATCGAGAGCGGGCGCATGACCCACCACCACCCCACTGGTgagtgccagcctggcaggggagggcaggaggggacagcagaaCTCCCCTGAagcccctgtccccacagggtaCCTTGGAGCACTGGCTGTGGCCCTCTttggggcactgggggctcGGGGTGAGCCCCCAGAGCGCTggggggctgagctgctgcgGGTCCTGCCCCTGGCATGGGACTACGTGCAGGGCACCGGGCTGGCCCTGGAGGACAATGCTGCTGCCTGGCCGTTCTTTGGGGACGCGTGGCACCGGTGAGGGGGCACTGTGAGGGttctggggggacactgggagcacaaggaggggctggggaggataCTGAGAAGGTGACTCAGTCCATTAGTGCCACTGGTGCCAGCCAGGCTCTCTGACAGTCCTGGCAGGGCATTCCAGCGGTGTCATTGCTGACCCCGATGCCCAGTCTGTCCCTGGTGCACCCAGTGTCCCTCATGTCACTGCCAGAGGTGCCATCCTTGGGGACAGTGacctctgtgtccctggggtTCCTGGGGCATTTAGTGTTCTTGGTGGTACTGGTATCCAGTGCCTTGCTACCCCACAGGTTTCCTgattgtccccagtgtccctgcagtTATCTGGGGTCACAGGGGTGTGACAGTGTTcgcaggggtctcaggatgagggaagagatgagaatgttgactctatgtctcagaaggcttgatttattattttataaaacatattttattaaaactatactaagagaatagaagaaaggatttcatcagaaggctagctaagaatagaaaaagaagataaCAGAGGCTTATGACTGACCGAGATAGtctggacagctggactgtgattggccattaattacaaacaaccccatgagaccaatcaaagatccacctgttgcattccacagcagcagataatcattgtttacattttgtatCTGAGGAGAAAAGCTGTTTCtcggcttctcaggagaaaaaatcccaaagaaaggatttttcacaaaataccACGACTacacaggggctgctggagagcCACAGCCCAGTGACCCCCAGCCTCACTGGTTACCCCATTGTCTGTGACAGCAATGTCCCCGGTGACCTGGATGTCCCCATTCTCTGCAGGTACCTGGAGTCCCGCGGGCTCCTGGCAGGCGGTGGCCCTCCGCGGGTGCCACCGCTGCCGTCCCCAGCCGAGCGGGACACCGAGTACCTGCGCTGGGCCTTGGACGGCTGGGCGGGCCGCAGCGGCCACGACGCGCCCATGGTGGCGCTGGAGGCGCTGCTGGCAGCGGGGgacagctggcaggagctgtgtgccagggcgGTGCTGCACGGCGGGGACAGCGATTCCACGGGCACCATCGCGGcgggctgctgggggctgctgcgGGGGATGGCAGCCGTGCCCCCGGGGCTGCACCGGCGCCTCGAGTACCGCGGGCGCCTCAGCGAGGCCGCCCGGAGGCTGCACACGCTGGCCTGGGGGGCACGGCGGTGAGAAATGAAGCCCTGGAGAGGAGAGCGCTTTCTCAGAGTAGTAATTGCTACTTGGTGGTAATGACGTTGATAGGGTCTTAATTGGAAGTGTTGGTTTGTTGTTAAATATTGAATGTTAGAGTTCTAGGACTTGCTTTAGTGTCCGCTATTAAGTGTTACTATTTTACCCTGTGTTTGTATCCCTTTCCATTATACTCGGTATTTGTACTCCTTTCCCGGATCTGTATCCCTTTTCGTCGAGAACCacttcccctgctcccaggaggaCTTAATTTAAATGAGAGGCTGTGGGAACTATATGAACCCACTCAAAACAACAAACCGGCACATAAACTATGACTTTAACCCAGCAGAACGGCACTAAATCACCCACCCTTGACCAGAGCCAGATTCCGTCCTGCCACCATAACTGCAACAGTATTCAGCTTGGAGGATATCCCTAAACTACAAGCCAACATCACTTTCCTAAGGACTCTTGTGAGTGAAGGAAGCCCCTGCCTTGCCAAGAGACAAAGCTGGAAGTCCcaggggcaattttggggtgtgTTGAACAATACTATATGTGCTCTCCTCCCCAATATTTTATGGGCGCCCCCCTGCAACgttctgggggggatttggagCCTTAGGGCTGCCCCTTCCATCCATTTCGGGGGGAAACGTTGCAACTGGGGGGGGTCCTCCTAAACATTGGGGCCCTCTAGTGGAGTACTGCGGCCTCCTGAGGCATCCCCCAGTCTCTCACTGCTTAATAAAATCAGGTTCGAGGTTCAGTTGCTCCACAACTTGTCAGTGCCCTCCTGCACTGCCTCGGGTTCTGTGCTGCCCCATATCCAGCCCAGATCTCCTGCCCCAGACTCAGTGACCCGTTCCGTTCCGTTCCGTATCTCCTGTCAGAGCAGACCGCGGCCATGATCAATGGCAGGCACGTCGCTCAGATGCATGAGAAGGGGCGGACTACAGCAAGCAGGCGTGGCTCCACCTCTGCCCCAAAATGAGCGACAGCTCCATTAACCAATGGCACAGCGGGAGCAGGAGGCGGGCTTCGCCTGACAACCAATGGCAGCGGGAAGCTGGCAGGCAGGGCGGAGCGGCTAACGGCACTGCGATGACGGGCAGCGCCGACAGCCAATGAGCGGGAGGGATCGGTGCAACCAGCCAATGAGGAGGCAGGGCGGGGCGCGGCCAGCCAATGAGATTGGGCGGTGAGGCGGAGCGGGGTGCGGCCAGGAGCGGAGGATCGCGGCGGGCGGTGAGGCTCCCCCCATGCGGCACGGCTGCTCCCGGTACCTGTGGGCTGAGCGGCACCGCGGGCCCGGCAatccccagctcccctccctcGGTACCCCCGAACAGCCGCGCAGGCAGCAGGCCCAAACCCACGGCTCTCCCCTTCTTCCGCTGTGTTCTCTCCACCCCTTCGCGCTGCGCCCGCCCCCATCGAGCCCGAGTCAACAAAAGCTCCGAGGTGCCGTCCGCTCACCGCTCGTGGGGCTGTGGGCTCCCCTTCTCACCCCGTCCGTTCCCATAATTCTGCTCCCGTTCTGCTCTCACCAGCCCAGACCCCACCGCAGCTCAGCTGTCCCGAGCCCTCCAGCCGGGCTCCCCTTtcccctgtgtgctgctggggtCCATGGTGTGCCAAGGGTgcccctgtgtgctgctggggtgCCCGGGTGTGCCTGGGATGCACCGTGTGCCAATGGTGCCCCTGTGTGCCCGCAGAGCCCCCCGTGCCATGGCGGAGCCGCGGTACCTGCAGGCCGAGTGCGCTTTCCGGCCCGGGGCACACACGGTGCGGGTGACCCTGACCCGCAGCACCTTGCGGGTGGAGGTGGAGGCTCACGGCACCAGCGACCTGTGGAGGGGCGAGTTCGATGCCGCCTGTGAGTGCTGGAGGGAGCCTGGGGGGGATGAGGGATCTCCCACGGCTGCCTGTGACTGAAATACCCTCTGCTCCTTGCAGTCATCGAGGACCTGACCCGCAAAACGGGGAATTTCAAGCAGTTTGGCATTTTCTGCAGCATGCTGGAGTCGGCACTGACACAGGTGTGGCCGTGCTGCTGCCCCACGCGGCGTTTTGGGGGTGCCTGGGGTGGGGTGTGTGTCTCATCGATCCCTCCTGCTTTTCCAACTTTCTGCAGAGCAGCGACTCCgtcagcctggagctgctcacctTCACCGACCTGGAGACCCTGCACAGCCGGAAAGTGGGGGCAGTCACCCGGCCTTCCCCTTCCACCTCTTCCCCCCTCAACAGCAAGCGCTACCTCATCCTGGTCTACTCTGTGGAGTTCGATaggtgacaggggacacaggcaggggTCACGGGGGAGTGACTCCAGCCTCACCTTGTACTCTCCTCCAGGATCCATTACCCGCTGCCACTGCCCTACGCGGGCCGGCCGGACCTCGTGgtgctggtgcgggagctgcaggagcagctggggcagctccgGGCGCGGCGCCTGGAGGAGACCCAGCACTTGCGGGATGCGTGAGTGGGGCCAGGGCacccagaagggtttgggggttcctgtCTCTCAGGGTGAGGAGGGAACCCCCAGACCACCCCCTGGCATTCCCCACAGGCTGTGGAAGGCACTGGAGGAGAAGCGGGCAGCAGAGAGCCGGCACCAGCGCGAGTACCGGCAGCTGGCTGCAGAGGTGGGCGGGGagggtgggagctgctctggggagggacaggggctgcCAGATGCACACtgagcctttttttccccctcgaAGCTGGCCCAGGCAAAGGCGTCAgagcagaagctgcagctgcgGGTGAAGAACTTGACAGCTGAACTGGCCTCCTGCAGGAGAGGGTGAGGCCAGGGTGAACCCTGCAGGAGGACCCTCATGACCGTGgggtgtccccctgtcccccctgaTGGTGCTGGTCCTCTTGGCAGCCGCCAGAgatctgccagcccagccccacgcaCCCAGGAGCGAcgctcagcatccctggagaGCCACAGGAG
This DNA window, taken from Ammospiza caudacuta isolate bAmmCau1 chromosome 19, bAmmCau1.pri, whole genome shotgun sequence, encodes the following:
- the LOC131566207 gene encoding ADP-ribosylhydrolase ARH1-like, which codes for MVLSGVGDALGYRGARWEYCTSGPQIHGELAELGGLAAISLEPPEWPVSDDTVLHLATAEGLATGLEGEPLLQELAQRYVAAMGDMEGRKPGPSSILGTSQLRPGEPQGYRIPFNARGTGCGAAMRSLAIGLRYPHASELPTLIRVSIESGRMTHHHPTGYLGALAVALFGALGARGEPPERWGAELLRVLPLAWDYVQGTGLALEDNAAAWPFFGDAWHRYLESRGLLAGGGPPRVPPLPSPAERDTEYLRWALDGWAGRSGHDAPMVALEALLAAGDSWQELCARAVLHGGDSDSTGTIAAGCWGLLRGMAAVPPGLHRRLEYRGRLSEAARRLHTLAWGARR
- the CCDC61 gene encoding centrosomal protein CCDC61, translating into MRHGCSRAPRAMAEPRYLQAECAFRPGAHTVRVTLTRSTLRVEVEAHGTSDLWRGEFDAAFIEDLTRKTGNFKQFGIFCSMLESALTQSSDSVSLELLTFTDLETLHSRKVGAVTRPSPSTSSPLNSKRYLILVYSVEFDRIHYPLPLPYAGRPDLVVLVRELQEQLGQLRARRLEETQHLRDALWKALEEKRAAESRHQREYRQLAAELAQAKASEQKLQLRVKNLTAELASCRRGRQRSASPAPRTQERRSASLESHRSSRGRPSPKSLSPAGSRPPRFDPTAFVRARQRRQKEAELRNQRRGVASGSSSPARSHRRSSSAESSRSWRQGGSPASKAPETVPCRDRRVTRARRPLSASLCNSPCMAPRPAASHKLPACRTAGKRPGKENRPKEPSAELAEIDARLQALQEYMDSLNTHM